The proteins below are encoded in one region of Pseudomonas ekonensis:
- a CDS encoding peptidase M12, giving the protein MNQLQDCRLVQWPDDQAAFDTAVNENPANAGSGAGGRRKRSLIDYPKLWANGRTLKIAFIDSPDPDRKQKIIAAASRWLPYINLKFDFVDGVQGDIRIATKNNDNSSMLGTDALLVHPDWPTMNLGVTPDHPDFEVIVTHEFGHALGAMHEHQHPQANIPWDKPKVYAFYQNREMNPLTREQVDQNLFKPFSAPQAIHTDYDRRSIMHHPVSNELTLGDWENPINRKISKKDKRMMRRLYPKQPRRTP; this is encoded by the coding sequence ATGAACCAATTGCAGGATTGCAGGCTCGTGCAATGGCCGGACGACCAGGCCGCCTTTGACACCGCCGTCAACGAAAACCCCGCCAACGCCGGCAGCGGCGCCGGCGGACGCCGCAAGCGTTCGTTGATCGACTACCCGAAACTCTGGGCCAACGGCCGAACCCTGAAGATCGCCTTCATCGACTCGCCCGACCCCGACCGCAAACAGAAGATCATCGCCGCCGCCAGCCGCTGGCTGCCGTACATCAACCTGAAGTTCGATTTCGTCGATGGCGTGCAGGGCGACATCCGCATCGCGACGAAGAACAACGACAACAGCTCGATGCTCGGCACCGACGCGCTGCTCGTCCACCCCGACTGGCCCACCATGAACCTGGGCGTGACGCCCGATCATCCGGACTTCGAAGTGATCGTCACCCATGAGTTCGGCCATGCCCTGGGCGCCATGCACGAACACCAGCACCCGCAGGCCAATATCCCCTGGGACAAACCCAAGGTGTACGCGTTTTACCAGAACCGCGAGATGAACCCGCTGACCCGCGAGCAGGTCGACCAGAACCTGTTCAAACCCTTCAGCGCGCCGCAGGCGATCCACACCGACTACGACCGGCGGTCGATCATGCATCACCCGGTCTCGAACGAACTGACATTGGGCGACTGGGAAAACCCGATCAACCGCAAGATCAGCAAAAAGGACAAGAGGATGATGCGGCGGCTGTACCCGAAACAGCCCCGGCGAACCCCGTGA
- a CDS encoding Na+/H+ antiporter — MQTAYTVLILLMLVSVSRLVGRVIPLPLPLVQIAAGALLAWPTLGLHVALDPELFLFLFLPPLLFSDGWRMPKRAFWHLRGPILTLAVGLVLFTVVGAGYFIHWLLPGIPLPVAFALAAVLSPTDAVAVSAISQNRLPTPLMHILQGEALMNDASGLVTFKFALVAAVTGAFSLAGASLTFVLVAVGGLLVGVALSWLVGRLRAWMIARGWDDPATHVVFMLLLPFAAYVLAERLGASGILSAVAAGMMQSWLDLLPRQTSTRLLNRSVWSLLEFAFNGLIFLLLGLQLPDIVKAVVSHEPTLWPALFYRGLEVLAIFLALVLLRFVWVQSIWRLSVLLRRLRGKGDLTQVPTARSCWLLTVGGVRGAVTLAGVMSVPMLMGTELFPERDLLIFIAAGVILLSLVAACIALPLLLRGVEKSPDDKRRQEVREAWRKTAEAAIHALETEEANPQDAAEAALAAELKARIMSEYRHQLEVFNDSAEAQALAFQMDLLERRLRLKALRAQRLALYSLSRHHQIGDDVLREVLADLDLSEANLGQVK, encoded by the coding sequence ATGCAAACTGCTTATACCGTCCTGATCCTGCTGATGCTGGTCAGCGTTTCGCGCCTGGTGGGACGGGTGATTCCGCTGCCGTTGCCGCTGGTGCAGATCGCCGCCGGGGCCTTGCTGGCCTGGCCGACGCTGGGGCTGCATGTGGCCCTCGATCCTGAACTGTTCCTGTTCCTGTTTTTGCCGCCGCTGCTGTTTTCCGATGGCTGGCGCATGCCCAAGCGTGCGTTCTGGCACTTGCGCGGCCCGATCCTGACGCTGGCGGTGGGGCTGGTGCTGTTCACCGTCGTCGGGGCGGGCTACTTCATCCATTGGCTGTTGCCGGGCATCCCGTTGCCGGTGGCCTTCGCTTTGGCGGCCGTGCTGTCGCCCACCGATGCGGTGGCGGTGTCCGCCATCTCCCAGAACCGCCTCCCCACCCCGCTGATGCACATCCTCCAAGGTGAGGCGCTGATGAACGACGCCTCGGGCCTGGTGACGTTCAAGTTCGCCCTGGTGGCGGCGGTGACCGGCGCGTTTTCGCTGGCCGGCGCGAGCCTGACGTTCGTGCTGGTGGCGGTGGGCGGCCTGCTGGTGGGCGTGGCATTGAGCTGGCTGGTCGGCCGGCTGCGGGCGTGGATGATCGCCCGCGGCTGGGACGATCCGGCGACCCACGTGGTGTTCATGTTGCTGCTGCCGTTCGCCGCTTACGTGCTCGCCGAACGCCTGGGCGCTTCGGGGATCCTGTCGGCCGTCGCGGCCGGCATGATGCAGAGCTGGCTCGACCTGTTGCCGCGCCAGACCAGCACCCGGCTGCTCAACCGCAGCGTCTGGTCGCTGTTGGAGTTCGCCTTCAACGGCCTGATTTTCCTGCTGCTGGGCCTGCAACTGCCGGACATCGTCAAGGCGGTGGTCAGCCACGAACCGACGCTGTGGCCCGCGTTGTTCTACCGTGGCCTCGAGGTGCTGGCGATTTTCCTGGCGCTGGTGCTGCTGCGCTTCGTTTGGGTGCAAAGCATCTGGCGCCTGTCGGTGCTGTTGCGGCGTCTGCGCGGCAAGGGTGACCTGACGCAAGTGCCGACGGCGCGTTCCTGCTGGCTGCTGACGGTGGGCGGGGTGCGCGGGGCGGTGACGCTGGCGGGCGTGATGTCGGTGCCGATGCTGATGGGCACGGAGCTGTTCCCGGAGCGGGACTTGCTGATCTTCATCGCCGCCGGGGTGATCCTGCTGTCGCTGGTGGCGGCCTGCATCGCGCTGCCGTTGCTGCTTCGGGGCGTCGAGAAGAGCCCGGACGACAAGCGCCGCCAGGAAGTCCGCGAGGCCTGGCGCAAGACCGCCGAGGCGGCGATCCATGCGCTGGAGACCGAAGAGGCCAACCCGCAGGACGCCGCCGAGGCCGCCCTGGCGGCGGAGCTCAAGGCGCGGATCATGTCCGAGTACCGCCATCAGCTGGAGGTGTTCAACGACTCGGCCGAAGCCCAGGCGCTGGCCTTCCAGATGGACCTGCTGGAGCGTCGCCTGCGCCTGAAGGCGCTGCGGGCGCAGCGTCTGGCGCTGTACAGCCTGAGCCGTCACCACCAGATCGGTGATGACGTGCTGCGGGAAGTGCTGGCGGACCTTGATCTGAGCGAGGCGAACCTGGGTCAGGTCAAATGA
- a CDS encoding ArsC family reductase produces MTVSSKPLHLFGIKACDTMKKARTWLDEHAVSYDFHDYKSAGIDREHLTRWCDEHGWQTVLNRAGTTFRKLDDEQKADLDQPKAIELMLAQPSMIKRPVLDLGDRTLIGFKPDTYAAALK; encoded by the coding sequence TTGACCGTTTCAAGCAAACCGTTGCACCTTTTCGGCATCAAGGCCTGCGACACCATGAAAAAGGCGCGCACCTGGCTCGATGAACACGCTGTCAGCTACGACTTCCACGACTACAAGAGCGCCGGCATCGACCGCGAGCACCTGACCCGATGGTGCGACGAACATGGCTGGCAAACCGTGCTGAACCGCGCGGGCACGACCTTCCGCAAGCTCGACGACGAACAGAAAGCCGATCTCGACCAGCCGAAGGCCATCGAACTGATGCTCGCCCAACCCTCGATGATCAAGCGCCCGGTGCTCGATCTCGGTGACCGAACCCTGATTGGCTTCAAGCCAGATACCTACGCGGCAGCGCTCAAGTAA